Proteins encoded by one window of Electrophorus electricus isolate fEleEle1 chromosome 17, fEleEle1.pri, whole genome shotgun sequence:
- the hic2 gene encoding hypermethylated in cancer 2 protein: MELPNHAKQLLLQLNQQRAKGYLCDVIIVVENALFRAHKNILAASSIYFKSLILHDNLINLDTDMVNPSVFRQVLDFIYTGKLLSSDQASDHNFNALLTAASYLQLHDLAALCRKKLKRNGRSLHNKPTTPTNGRASRNQRLSSTPLPPSQISGFKDDEKTKRHEELLKEELSEDEAFVRKAHCMSSANSLSPSTSKNGGGGGLLELGLDLSKKSPSGSTATEEVSPSSIPQESPQSASESTANSASFDEITTNPQNLAGGEPMELAESGECEENQRPPDSEQHKSSRQGTRSRRQAKGEGHKGEDGARAALPNGVAKRLKVAGGGATSEQTFQCKEEEEGLENGQEQSEESGQSETEGGRGSANYMYRQEGFEPALGDNLYVCIPCGKGFPSSEELNAHVETHTEEELYIKEEEDDTYPKEDEGEAEDLSSQAAQAHGVESRRFSCTVCNKSYKDPATLRQHEKTHWLTRPFPCNICGKMFTQRGTMTRHMRSHLGLKPFACEECGMRFTRQYRLTEHMRVHSGEKPYECQLCGGKFTQQRNLISHLRMHTSPS; encoded by the coding sequence ATGGAATTGCCAAATCATGCCAAACAATTGCTGCTGCAGCTGAACCAACAAAGAGCCAAAGGTTACCTGTGTGATGTGATTATTGTGGTGGAAAATGCCCTCTTCCGGGCGCACAAGAACATCCTGGCTGCCAGCAGCATTTACTTCAAGTCCCTCATCCTTCATGACAACTTGATTAACCTCGACACAGATATGGTCAACCCGTCTGTTTTTCGTCAGGTGCTAGACTTTATTTACACTGGCAAGCTTTTGTCCTCAGATCAGGCCAGCGACCACAATTTCAATGCCCTCCTAACAGCAGCAAGCTACCTCCAACTTCACGACCTGGCTGCTCTCTGCAGGAAGAAACTGAAACGCAATGGTAGATCTCTCCACAACAAACCCACAACCCCTACCAATGGAAGAGCATCGCGGAACCAAAGGTTGTCCTCCACACCACTCCCCCCAAGCCAAATTTCAGGGTTTAAAGATGACGAAAAAACAAAGAGGCATGAGGAGCTACTCAAAGAGGAGCTGTCGGAGGACGAGGCTTTTGTCAGGAAAGCCCACTGCATGAGCTCAGCTAACTCCCTCAGTCCGTCGACCAGTAAGAATGGGGGCGGTGGCGGTCTTCTGGAGCTAGGCCTGGATCTGTCCAAGAAAAGCCCTTCAGGGAGTACAGCCACCGAGGAAGTCAGTCCCAGCAGCATCCCGCAAGAATCGCCTCAGTCTGCCTCAGAATCCACTGCCAACAGTGCCTCCTTCGATGAGATAACCACCAACCCACAGAACCTTGCTGGTGGAGAGCCTATGGAACTAGCTGAAAGTGGGGAATGCGAGGAGAACCAGCGCCCTCCAGACTCCGAGCAACACAAAAGCTCCCGCCAGGGGACCCGGTCGAGGCGGCAGGCCAAGGGCGAGGGCCACAAAGGAGAAGATGGGGCACGGGCTGCCTTGCCCAATGGAGTCGCCAAGAGGCTGAAAGTGGCCGGAGGGGGCGCCACCTCGGAACAGACGTTCCAGTgtaaggaagaggaggagggctTGGAGAATGGGCAGGAGCAGAGCGAGGAGAGCGGTCAGAGCGAGACTGAAGGCGGGCGCGGCAGCGCCAACTACATGTACCGGCAGGAGGGCTTTGAGCCTGCCCTCGGCGACAACCTCTACGTGTGCATTCCGTGTGGCAAAGGTTTCCCCAGCTCCGAGGAGCTGAATGCCCATGTGGAGACCCACACGGAGGAGGAGCTGTACATcaaagaggaggaagacgacACCTACCCCAAGGAGGACGAGGGCGAGGCCGAGGACCTGTCGTCGCAGGCGGCACAGGCGCACGGCGTCGAGTCGCGCCGCTTCTCCTGCACCGTGTGCAACAAGAGCTACAAGGACCCGGCCACGCTGAGGCAGCACGAGAAGACACACTGGCTCACGCGCCCCTTCCCCTGCAACATCTGTGGCAAGATGTTCACGCAGCGCGGCACCATGACGCGCCACATGCGTAGCCACCTGGGCCTGAAGCCCTTTGCGTGCGAGGAGTGCGGCATGCGCTTCACACGCCAGTACCGCCTCACTGAGCACATGCGCGTGCACTCGGGCGAGAAGCCCTACGAATGTCAGCTCTGCGGGGGCAAGTTCACGCAGCAGCGCAACCTTATCAGCCACCTGCGGATGCACACGTCCCCATCATAA